In one Desulfobaculum bizertense DSM 18034 genomic region, the following are encoded:
- a CDS encoding sensor histidine kinase, which translates to MQMTQGELISMPERATGAVPVAEAASVPLEREPEEQVSRAPEKSVSLFFSACPFPMAIWRRNADGLFCLDEVNAAAQHFFGPEIQRFLGEDIRTIFVDLPELSGMLERAARENISLHQNLNYPTRTQPARHLRMKFYFIPASYDEVILYCEDKTSGMKSWEERKRAQSRFETLFQSAPVGIYQTGEEGRLEHVNERLVRMYGYQDAEDMELRVADPCELIVDAEQRGVLRRRLMEEDIVRDFECLVRRCNGESFWVSRSVRIAKNAAGQIVSTFGFELDISERKSSEALREEIERITRHDLKSPLNAIVGLSNFMAEDEAFSPDQRENLRLIEHSGNTMLNMINLSLAVYRMERGTYRMEKETHDVFSILREVLFELRNVTGSHDVEIKVLYNGIPAGPECSQPVRGEKLLFWAMFYHLVRNAVEASGSGGVVQVALENEGDFVRLSIHNDGVVPVPVRESLFEKFVTFGKNSGTGFGAYCARLIALEMGNDIRYQTSEETGTTMICLLPAL; encoded by the coding sequence ATGCAGATGACGCAGGGTGAACTGATCTCCATGCCTGAGAGGGCTACGGGGGCTGTTCCTGTTGCAGAAGCCGCTTCTGTCCCCCTCGAACGTGAGCCAGAAGAGCAGGTCTCGCGAGCACCAGAAAAGTCCGTGAGTCTGTTTTTCTCCGCCTGTCCCTTCCCGATGGCTATCTGGCGTCGCAACGCCGATGGCCTTTTTTGTTTGGACGAGGTAAATGCTGCGGCCCAGCACTTTTTTGGCCCAGAAATTCAGCGCTTTTTGGGTGAGGATATCCGGACCATTTTTGTCGATCTGCCTGAACTTTCAGGGATGCTCGAACGTGCTGCTCGTGAAAATATTTCCCTTCATCAGAACCTGAATTATCCGACCAGAACTCAACCTGCGCGCCATCTGCGCATGAAGTTTTATTTTATCCCGGCTTCATATGACGAAGTGATTTTGTACTGCGAGGATAAAACCTCTGGCATGAAGTCGTGGGAAGAGCGGAAACGTGCGCAGAGTCGTTTTGAGACGCTGTTTCAGTCTGCGCCTGTGGGAATCTATCAGACAGGCGAGGAAGGACGGCTGGAGCACGTCAATGAGCGCCTTGTGCGTATGTATGGCTATCAGGATGCAGAGGACATGGAGCTTCGGGTTGCTGATCCCTGTGAACTGATTGTGGATGCAGAACAGCGAGGCGTGCTCCGGCGTCGACTCATGGAGGAAGATATTGTCCGGGATTTTGAGTGCCTTGTGCGCCGGTGCAATGGTGAGTCTTTTTGGGTGAGCAGGAGTGTGCGGATTGCCAAGAATGCGGCCGGGCAGATTGTGTCGACCTTTGGCTTTGAGCTGGATATTTCCGAGCGCAAGTCGTCTGAGGCCCTGCGGGAAGAAATTGAACGCATCACGCGCCATGATCTCAAGTCCCCGCTGAATGCTATTGTCGGGTTGTCGAATTTTATGGCCGAGGATGAGGCGTTCTCTCCTGACCAGCGGGAGAACCTGCGGCTTATTGAGCATTCCGGCAACACCATGCTCAACATGATTAACCTTTCTCTTGCGGTTTATCGTATGGAGCGGGGCACGTACCGAATGGAAAAGGAAACGCACGATGTCTTTTCCATTCTGCGGGAAGTGCTGTTTGAGTTGCGCAACGTGACAGGCTCACACGACGTTGAGATCAAGGTTTTGTATAATGGCATTCCGGCAGGTCCAGAGTGCAGCCAGCCCGTGCGGGGAGAGAAACTCCTGTTTTGGGCGATGTTTTACCATCTGGTGCGTAACGCTGTCGAAGCCTCAGGCTCTGGTGGGGTCGTGCAGGTGGCTCTGGAGAATGAAGGGGATTTCGTCAGGCTGTCGATTCACAACGATGGCGTCGTGCCTGTCCCTGTTCGGGAATCACTTTTTGAGAAGTTTGTGACCTTTGGCAAGAATTCGGGCACAGGTTTTGGAGCGTATTGTGCCCGCCTCATCGCGTTGGAGATGGGGAATGATATCCGCTACCAGACCAGCGAAGAAACGGGCACAACCATGATATGTCTTTTGCCTGCCCTCTAG
- a CDS encoding murein transglycosylase domain-containing protein: protein MFKLFHPSKISSSLGAAALAALLSLTGCASGDNILLKRIAVDGDRHAAQQLAQKKTTRYINNPQALKSDIQSFQRRVAAFRSHVDKVWGRKQRKESNRKTYVKYSDGYRARSVVTFDSGTVTVQSVDSKNPKLSLENALVGTLLAPADPRNVDLFSDKQVEFKGEPFLYNQVKDRDGKAIRWQWRARRFARYLVATKMRTSRLSTGQTVHSVSFPLQSNHMDVRAHKYADIVNEQSRRFNVDRSLIYAVIKTESNFNPFAVSHIPAFGLMQIVPRSAGVEVRRNLTGSKTPPTKSFLFNARNNITYGTAYLHILDTSHLAKVRNPQTREYCVIAAYNTGAGNVFRTFSRNRNDAAQRINAMSPSQVYAKLKSDLPYAETRRYIQKVLSAKKEFSGA, encoded by the coding sequence ATGTTCAAGCTTTTTCATCCTTCCAAGATTTCATCAAGTCTCGGCGCTGCCGCTCTCGCAGCCCTTCTTTCTTTGACAGGTTGCGCCTCTGGCGACAACATTCTGCTCAAACGTATTGCCGTGGATGGCGACCGCCATGCCGCTCAGCAGCTGGCACAAAAAAAGACCACCCGGTACATCAACAATCCTCAGGCCCTCAAATCTGACATCCAGAGCTTCCAACGACGTGTCGCAGCGTTCCGCTCCCATGTTGATAAAGTGTGGGGCCGCAAGCAGCGCAAAGAATCCAACCGCAAGACCTACGTCAAATACTCTGACGGCTACCGGGCGCGTTCTGTTGTTACCTTTGACAGCGGCACGGTCACGGTCCAGAGCGTGGACAGCAAAAATCCCAAACTGAGTTTGGAAAACGCCCTTGTTGGAACCCTGCTCGCTCCGGCAGATCCTCGCAACGTCGATCTTTTCTCTGACAAACAGGTTGAGTTCAAGGGAGAACCCTTCCTGTATAATCAGGTTAAGGACCGGGACGGCAAGGCCATCCGCTGGCAGTGGCGAGCCAGACGCTTCGCCCGCTACCTCGTTGCGACCAAAATGCGGACAAGCAGACTCAGCACAGGCCAGACAGTCCACAGCGTCAGCTTTCCACTGCAAAGCAACCATATGGATGTGCGTGCTCATAAATATGCTGACATCGTCAACGAACAGAGCCGCCGTTTCAATGTGGACCGCAGCCTCATCTATGCGGTTATCAAAACCGAAAGCAACTTCAACCCCTTTGCGGTCAGCCACATCCCGGCCTTTGGTCTGATGCAGATCGTCCCGCGCAGTGCCGGGGTTGAGGTCCGGCGCAATCTCACAGGGTCCAAGACCCCGCCAACAAAAAGTTTTCTGTTCAATGCCAGAAACAACATTACCTATGGCACCGCGTACCTGCACATTCTGGACACAAGCCACCTTGCCAAAGTGCGCAACCCACAGACTCGAGAGTACTGCGTTATTGCAGCATACAACACGGGAGCAGGCAACGTGTTCCGTACTTTTAGCCGCAACAGAAATGATGCAGCACAGCGCATCAATGCCATGAGTCCTTCACAGGTCTATGCAAAGCTGAAATCGGATTTGCCCTACGCTGAAACACGCAGATACATACAGAAAGTTCTCAGCGCCAAAAAAGAATTCTCTGGCGCATAA
- a CDS encoding heavy-metal-associated domain-containing protein, which produces MNFEWLLKARDYLRIASHSSGTLKIKVNPAILSSPEFSKLPKFDEMPKGVDDVKVSIFTQTITIRYQPDVIPSALLDELFTADEERGSAILADLQTRLGVSFA; this is translated from the coding sequence ATGAACTTTGAATGGCTGCTCAAAGCCCGTGATTACCTTCGTATCGCGTCCCACAGCTCCGGGACCCTGAAAATCAAGGTGAATCCTGCGATTCTCAGCTCCCCAGAATTTTCCAAACTTCCGAAGTTTGACGAAATGCCAAAGGGCGTTGATGACGTGAAGGTCAGCATATTTACGCAAACCATCACCATCCGCTATCAGCCAGATGTCATTCCTTCTGCTCTTCTGGATGAGCTGTTTACAGCAGACGAAGAGCGCGGCTCCGCAATTTTGGCCGATCTCCAGACCCGCCTTGGCGTGAGCTTTGCCTAA
- a CDS encoding M24 family metallopeptidase: MFEAIDIIPREELERRWSRCRTLLSELLPDASGLLVSSRLTGYWLTGSWVNGLVWLPKNGEAVLMVRRGLERAEMESTVTHKLPYRSYRDIQGIAATCGVPMTGVIGVDMGVLPWAMGERLASSLEGARCVAADHVISLARSVKTPWELERQRRCGQQHALALTDVLPRAIRPGMSEQEISRIAWDVFLELGHMGPTRMGNFGEEMFFGHIAAGDNGNYPSTFNGPLGLKGGHPSAPFMGSADSVWEKGQILSCDIGFCLAGYQTDRTQVYFAGTPDEIPADVQKAHEFCVKVQNWTAESMRPGALPEDLYLHTLEWAKQEGFADGYMGVGQNQVRFLGHGIGLVIDEFPPLAKKVRRPLEEGMVIAVEPKIGIPSIGMVGIENTFEVKADGAVSLTGDCTDILCITE; encoded by the coding sequence ATGTTTGAAGCTATAGACATTATCCCTCGTGAGGAACTGGAGCGACGCTGGTCGCGGTGCCGTACTCTTCTTTCTGAACTGCTTCCTGATGCCAGCGGACTTTTGGTCAGCTCGCGGCTGACGGGGTACTGGCTGACAGGAAGCTGGGTGAATGGGCTGGTGTGGCTCCCAAAGAATGGTGAAGCCGTGCTTATGGTTCGCCGGGGGCTGGAGCGGGCAGAGATGGAATCGACTGTTACGCACAAACTCCCGTATCGTTCGTATCGCGACATTCAGGGCATTGCTGCGACGTGCGGAGTGCCGATGACTGGCGTTATCGGTGTGGATATGGGCGTCCTGCCGTGGGCGATGGGCGAGCGTCTTGCTTCCTCTCTGGAAGGCGCTCGCTGTGTCGCTGCGGACCATGTGATTTCTTTGGCCCGTTCTGTCAAAACTCCGTGGGAACTTGAGCGGCAGCGTCGTTGTGGTCAGCAGCATGCTTTGGCTCTGACTGATGTTTTGCCTCGGGCTATACGGCCCGGCATGTCCGAGCAGGAAATTTCCCGCATTGCATGGGACGTTTTCCTTGAGCTTGGGCACATGGGACCAACCCGCATGGGCAACTTTGGCGAAGAAATGTTTTTTGGTCACATTGCTGCTGGAGACAATGGCAACTATCCCAGCACGTTTAATGGGCCACTCGGTCTCAAAGGGGGGCATCCCTCAGCACCATTTATGGGCAGTGCAGATTCCGTATGGGAAAAGGGACAGATTCTTTCCTGTGACATTGGCTTTTGTTTGGCTGGGTATCAGACAGACCGGACGCAGGTATATTTTGCCGGAACTCCTGACGAGATTCCTGCGGATGTTCAGAAAGCGCATGAGTTTTGCGTGAAGGTTCAGAACTGGACTGCTGAGAGCATGCGACCCGGTGCGCTCCCTGAGGATTTATATTTGCATACTCTGGAGTGGGCCAAGCAGGAAGGCTTTGCAGATGGCTATATGGGTGTTGGTCAGAATCAGGTGCGTTTTTTGGGGCATGGTATTGGGCTGGTCATTGACGAATTCCCGCCGCTTGCCAAGAAAGTTCGCCGTCCGCTCGAAGAGGGGATGGTCATTGCCGTTGAACCCAAGATCGGTATCCCCAGCATTGGAATGGTTGGCATAGAAAACACGTTTGAAGTCAAGGCAGATGGGGCGGTGAGCCTCACAGGAGACTGTACAGATATTTTGTGCATTACAGAGTAA
- a CDS encoding protein-disulfide reductase DsbD family protein: MTQIAYANPVNQHWELYRSDTPTRGGYLAVLWVTPQKEAHLYGNPPGDTGLPTTLSVTLNGEEKKTAYPPGKAEPDTFEPNKTIFAYETETPLFVPLMPGELQNKEATLNGTLKGLLCTKTSCMPIQMPTAFEAGKAKGETLKSAESQPWWREYRAALSMSDGQEAQKSHATDLHETQGFNPQFTPQYFAPGFEVTGLGKALLLAFIAGFILNFMPCVLPVISLKISALLGGAQEEDEKKRIHTFREHNVFFSLGILLYFVFLAGILSSLGLAWGQIFQKPYLVIGITALIFALSLSLFGLFNLPVIDLKTSGTSKSPRMQALFTGILATLLATPCSGPFLGGVLGWVLAQPPLIVALVFVFIGLGMSSPFLAMAIFPSLAKRFPKPGRWCGYLEQGVGLFLLATCVYLLSIIPQSLLIPAMAFMWVIALAAWIWGQWTSLSQSALKRWSIRAAAAALVVAAWPLLMQADAPEPWAEFQATQFEELLGKEPIILDFSAAWCTNCKALKKTTLTPDKLQKWSKEYRAKLIQVDLTDHNPDGMKLLNALGSQSIPVVAIFPKGDRSKQPLVLRDLFTSSQMEQALASHLKK; encoded by the coding sequence ATGACTCAGATAGCCTACGCCAACCCCGTCAACCAACACTGGGAGCTGTACCGTTCGGACACCCCGACACGTGGCGGCTACCTCGCAGTGCTGTGGGTCACACCTCAAAAAGAGGCCCATCTCTACGGCAATCCTCCGGGTGACACAGGACTTCCGACGACACTTTCCGTCACACTTAATGGTGAAGAAAAAAAAACGGCATACCCTCCGGGCAAGGCTGAGCCTGACACCTTTGAACCGAATAAAACCATTTTTGCTTACGAGACAGAAACACCGCTGTTCGTCCCGCTGATGCCAGGCGAACTCCAAAACAAAGAGGCAACCCTCAACGGCACACTCAAAGGCCTGCTGTGCACAAAAACAAGCTGCATGCCCATACAGATGCCGACAGCTTTTGAAGCGGGAAAGGCAAAAGGCGAAACACTCAAAAGCGCAGAAAGCCAACCATGGTGGAGAGAATACCGTGCCGCTCTATCCATGAGTGATGGCCAGGAAGCACAAAAAAGCCACGCAACAGACCTACACGAAACACAAGGGTTTAACCCTCAGTTTACCCCCCAATACTTCGCACCGGGCTTTGAAGTTACAGGACTTGGAAAAGCACTGCTTCTGGCCTTTATTGCGGGCTTTATCCTCAACTTCATGCCCTGCGTGCTGCCTGTTATCAGCCTGAAGATTTCAGCACTTCTTGGCGGCGCACAAGAAGAAGACGAAAAAAAACGAATCCATACATTCCGGGAACATAACGTCTTCTTTTCTCTGGGCATCTTGCTGTACTTTGTTTTCCTCGCAGGAATACTGAGTAGCCTTGGCCTTGCGTGGGGGCAAATTTTCCAAAAGCCATACCTCGTGATTGGTATCACAGCACTCATCTTTGCACTGTCACTCTCGCTGTTTGGCCTGTTTAATCTCCCAGTCATTGACCTCAAGACCTCAGGCACAAGCAAATCACCACGAATGCAGGCCCTGTTTACAGGCATTCTGGCAACGCTGCTGGCAACGCCATGCAGTGGCCCATTCCTTGGCGGCGTTCTGGGCTGGGTGCTGGCACAGCCACCACTCATTGTTGCTCTTGTTTTTGTCTTCATCGGACTTGGTATGTCCTCTCCATTCCTTGCAATGGCCATTTTCCCAAGCCTTGCCAAACGCTTCCCCAAACCGGGGCGCTGGTGTGGCTACCTCGAACAGGGCGTCGGGCTCTTCCTGCTGGCAACCTGCGTGTACCTGCTGAGTATCATCCCGCAAAGCCTGCTCATCCCGGCAATGGCATTCATGTGGGTCATCGCACTTGCCGCATGGATATGGGGCCAGTGGACCTCGCTGTCACAAAGCGCACTGAAACGCTGGAGCATCCGGGCCGCAGCTGCCGCACTTGTTGTCGCGGCCTGGCCTCTCCTCATGCAGGCAGATGCTCCCGAACCGTGGGCAGAATTCCAGGCAACACAGTTTGAAGAGTTGCTTGGCAAGGAACCGATCATCCTTGACTTTAGCGCGGCGTGGTGCACGAACTGCAAGGCACTCAAAAAGACAACACTCACTCCGGACAAACTCCAAAAGTGGTCCAAAGAATATCGGGCCAAACTGATTCAGGTTGACCTGACCGACCACAACCCTGACGGCATGAAACTTCTGAATGCTCTGGGGAGCCAGAGTATCCCGGTTGTTGCCATCTTCCCGAAAGGAGACCGGTCAAAACAGCCGCTGGTGCTCCGCGACCTGTTCACCAGTTCCCAAATGGAACAGGCACTTGCGAGCCACCTCAAAAAGTAG
- a CDS encoding ABC transporter substrate-binding protein: MLAMLVLADVAEARRLVVATGSGEMAGAISVAIARGFCAEERVDVAIRPYSNSFEGLKGMLRGEADLVAVNRTGFVLADPDPQRVCILAMLSTTENQTKILCRQKSGINSMRDLLGKKIGVVYGSSGHYYLDAFLEAHGLNPQKLRIVEMKKKEMPCALATGEIDAMAQHGVPTETALRLMRGQPVIIFCENGIDVKTAWLVSTRQTAREQAVKIKRLLRAIEKGNQYIPRRPYQASRLISSIRGQSYTGVLNYISNEIRYTLKEGRGHVRDFSVLEEWAEEHGYLERRSRRNYSLFWEPKLLRDAFPGEIR; this comes from the coding sequence ATGCTGGCAATGCTTGTGCTGGCAGACGTTGCGGAGGCCCGTCGGCTGGTTGTGGCGACGGGTTCGGGCGAGATGGCAGGAGCCATATCCGTAGCGATAGCGCGTGGTTTTTGTGCTGAGGAGCGGGTTGATGTGGCAATCCGTCCATATAGTAATAGCTTTGAGGGGCTAAAAGGGATGCTTCGGGGGGAGGCAGACCTTGTAGCTGTGAACCGTACGGGATTCGTGCTGGCAGATCCTGATCCTCAACGCGTCTGTATCCTTGCGATGCTGTCGACGACGGAAAATCAGACAAAGATTTTGTGCCGTCAAAAGTCAGGGATCAACTCCATGAGGGATCTTTTGGGGAAGAAGATTGGTGTTGTGTATGGCTCAAGCGGCCACTATTACCTTGATGCTTTTCTTGAGGCGCATGGGCTGAATCCTCAAAAGCTGCGCATTGTGGAAATGAAGAAAAAGGAAATGCCGTGTGCGCTGGCAACGGGTGAAATTGATGCAATGGCGCAACATGGGGTTCCGACAGAGACGGCGCTTCGCCTGATGCGTGGGCAACCAGTGATAATATTCTGTGAAAACGGGATTGATGTGAAAACGGCATGGCTGGTGAGTACGCGACAGACGGCGCGGGAGCAGGCGGTCAAGATAAAGAGATTGCTGCGGGCGATTGAAAAGGGGAATCAGTATATTCCTCGACGTCCTTATCAGGCGAGCCGACTGATTTCTTCAATTCGGGGCCAAAGCTATACGGGCGTGCTGAACTATATTTCGAATGAAATTCGCTATACGCTGAAAGAGGGGCGTGGCCATGTCCGGGATTTTTCTGTCCTTGAGGAGTGGGCGGAGGAGCACGGATACCTTGAGCGAAGATCGCGCCGCAACTACTCACTTTTCTGGGAGCCGAAGCTCCTGCGGGATGCTTTTCCGGGGGAAATTCGTTAA
- a CDS encoding DUF5658 family protein translates to MTGTQTVLAVSVFIVFAALQIADVVTTSRVLRNGGWETNPIVRMLMRCCGAWWWVPKLVLATACGAYMAFVSWPEGPALLVFLCLVYCWVVWSNVQQERRGRVHMLRVEELRAQRRRGLELS, encoded by the coding sequence ATGACTGGAACGCAGACTGTGCTTGCTGTTTCGGTGTTCATAGTGTTTGCGGCTTTGCAGATTGCAGACGTGGTGACTACTTCTCGCGTGTTGCGAAATGGAGGTTGGGAGACCAATCCGATCGTGAGGATGCTGATGCGATGCTGTGGAGCTTGGTGGTGGGTGCCAAAGCTTGTTTTGGCGACGGCATGTGGCGCATACATGGCCTTTGTTTCATGGCCAGAAGGACCTGCATTGCTTGTCTTTTTGTGCCTTGTGTACTGCTGGGTGGTGTGGAGCAATGTCCAGCAGGAAAGACGGGGTCGTGTGCATATGTTGCGCGTTGAAGAGCTTCGAGCACAACGCCGCCGTGGTCTTGAACTTTCTTAA
- a CDS encoding MerR family transcriptional regulator codes for MKLHLPCMSLREVSRQLDIPASTITAYRERFSTFIPYVRRGMRRSYPPASLEIFREIRELSQQNLTHRQIERRLAIRYSKLLRRGGGADGIWCRNVPELARALTEVLSKVSELLTEQCQLDDQCGDLQQALRALRREKEQLEARMQKDVTAKAKAQASLTHRVQGLRQENHTLRALLLRTLSTAGGSQHMPPEQFLVLPLVIQSSGGEFLGVTGQKRESFTLRHLLDLIQAGSEAREAELHSTWRRFEGQWSLSVRMEQEETLVRELEFSFEEMLTPSWNLVACLRDMQLDQSPVPSEHVAEFLRKVRDQFGG; via the coding sequence ATGAAACTGCACCTGCCATGTATGAGCCTGCGCGAGGTATCGCGTCAGCTCGACATCCCCGCATCGACAATAACTGCATACCGTGAGCGTTTTAGTACGTTCATCCCCTATGTTCGGCGTGGCATGCGTCGATCGTATCCCCCTGCCTCTCTCGAAATTTTTCGTGAAATCCGTGAGCTTTCTCAACAAAATTTAACGCATCGACAAATCGAACGCCGCCTTGCGATACGCTACTCGAAGCTGCTGCGCCGAGGTGGTGGGGCGGATGGAATTTGGTGCCGAAATGTTCCTGAACTGGCTCGTGCGCTGACCGAAGTCCTGAGCAAGGTGAGTGAGTTGCTCACGGAACAGTGCCAGCTTGATGACCAGTGCGGAGATCTGCAACAGGCTCTGAGGGCTTTGCGCCGTGAAAAGGAACAGCTTGAGGCCCGTATGCAAAAGGATGTAACGGCAAAAGCAAAGGCGCAGGCGAGCCTGACTCATCGTGTTCAGGGCTTGCGGCAGGAAAATCATACCCTGCGTGCGCTGTTGCTGCGAACGTTGAGTACGGCAGGCGGCAGCCAGCATATGCCTCCGGAACAGTTCTTGGTGCTCCCCCTTGTTATCCAAAGCTCTGGTGGTGAATTTCTTGGGGTAACAGGGCAAAAACGCGAGTCGTTCACGTTGCGTCACTTGCTGGACCTTATTCAGGCAGGCTCCGAAGCAAGAGAGGCAGAGTTGCATTCCACGTGGCGGCGCTTTGAGGGGCAATGGAGTTTGTCTGTGCGAATGGAACAGGAAGAAACTCTTGTTCGGGAGCTTGAATTCTCTTTTGAGGAAATGCTGACGCCAAGCTGGAATCTCGTGGCGTGCCTGCGGGATATGCAGCTCGATCAGTCGCCTGTACCGTCAGAGCATGTGGCAGAATTTTTGCGTAAGGTTCGAGACCAGTTCGGAGGCTAG
- a CDS encoding glycosyltransferase — MSESRQLHLESVDPESVRWPQEYEPVVGRSVIEELRRLSRPLQEKSWANVNSTADGGGVAEMLRGLVPLARGLGIDSHWHVLQGDEPFFRVTKKFHNMLQGKNLPLSLEEIFGAYLGTIDENARRTFITSDLVVIHDPQPAALVMNGVIYGNMLWRCHIDTSGPQEIVWRFLLPYINHCAGAIFTMPEFVGTGLQIPVYQIQPAIDPLCEKNRERTLEESQDTLDALFEQEGIDMERPILAAVSRYDIHKNQATLVRAFAQLKKEHRYDPRPQLVFLGNTASDDPEGLEVLEDLQKLADGDPDIFFFVNVPDNDAVVGSLLRVAAGFLHVSTREGFGLVVSEALWQGTPVVGSRVGGIAAQILDGETGRAVDPLDISAIAEAMHELLTGQERCVATARKGKELVRRQFLVTEQMRRYLCLLRYYSHIDRRAPEFRLSELTYSEVLGAMRPRPPYFP, encoded by the coding sequence ATGTCGGAATCTCGTCAGCTTCATTTGGAAAGCGTGGACCCTGAGAGCGTCCGCTGGCCACAGGAGTATGAACCTGTCGTTGGTCGCAGTGTGATTGAAGAGTTGCGACGCCTGAGTCGCCCCTTGCAGGAAAAAAGCTGGGCGAATGTGAATTCGACAGCGGATGGCGGGGGAGTGGCAGAAATGCTTCGGGGGCTTGTGCCGCTGGCGAGAGGCTTGGGAATAGATTCCCACTGGCATGTGCTTCAGGGGGATGAGCCTTTTTTTCGGGTCACAAAGAAATTTCATAATATGTTGCAGGGCAAAAACCTGCCGTTGTCGCTGGAAGAAATTTTTGGGGCATACCTCGGGACCATAGATGAGAATGCCCGCCGAACCTTCATTACTTCTGATCTCGTTGTTATCCATGACCCGCAGCCTGCTGCGCTCGTGATGAATGGGGTGATCTATGGCAATATGCTGTGGCGCTGCCATATTGATACCTCAGGCCCACAGGAGATTGTCTGGCGTTTTTTGCTCCCATATATCAATCACTGTGCCGGGGCGATTTTTACGATGCCGGAATTTGTGGGGACTGGGTTGCAAATCCCTGTGTACCAGATTCAGCCCGCAATAGATCCGCTTTGTGAGAAGAACCGGGAGCGAACGCTTGAAGAATCGCAGGACACACTGGATGCGCTGTTTGAGCAGGAAGGCATTGACATGGAGCGTCCCATTCTTGCTGCAGTGTCGCGGTATGATATTCACAAGAATCAGGCCACGCTGGTCCGGGCTTTTGCTCAGCTGAAAAAAGAGCATCGGTATGACCCGCGCCCACAGCTTGTTTTTCTTGGCAACACGGCCAGCGATGACCCGGAGGGGCTGGAGGTCTTGGAAGACTTGCAAAAGCTGGCTGATGGCGACCCAGACATTTTCTTTTTCGTGAATGTTCCGGACAACGACGCTGTGGTTGGGAGCCTGCTGCGGGTGGCCGCGGGCTTTTTGCATGTTTCGACCCGAGAAGGCTTTGGGCTGGTCGTGAGTGAAGCCCTGTGGCAGGGCACGCCTGTTGTTGGATCTCGGGTTGGTGGTATTGCTGCCCAGATTTTGGATGGCGAGACTGGGCGTGCTGTCGACCCTCTGGATATTTCAGCTATTGCTGAGGCCATGCACGAGTTGCTGACAGGGCAGGAGCGTTGCGTTGCCACTGCCAGAAAAGGAAAAGAACTGGTGCGTCGGCAGTTCCTTGTGACTGAGCAGATGCGGCGCTATCTGTGCCTGCTGCGGTATTATTCGCATATTGATAGACGTGCTCCAGAGTTTCGACTTTCGGAACTGACCTACAGTGAAGTCCTTGGCGCGATGCGTCCTCGACCCCCGTATTTCCCGTAA
- a CDS encoding ribonuclease H-like domain-containing protein, giving the protein MLEHSFCLIPRVGVGTEEKYWNAGLSSWDDVFAPEAERLLKTKTTWVRQYVEEARERLNAGDALYFQRLLPSAQHWRLFRAFRDDAAYVDIETTGLGIGEDHITSIALYGHGEVKTYVYGQNLEDFQDDIRDFSLLVTYNGKTFDAPFIERYFQIKLNMAHLDLRYILKALGFTGGLKQCEKQIGMDREELDGVNGYFAIVLWNEYQRTRDPEVLETLLAYNAADVVSLEQLLVHAWNCLSAKTPFGCDLQLPKATEPVVPHTASRAVVERLQSRMGQMF; this is encoded by the coding sequence ATGCTTGAACATTCTTTTTGCCTTATTCCGCGCGTTGGCGTTGGCACGGAAGAAAAATACTGGAACGCTGGACTCAGCTCTTGGGATGATGTCTTTGCGCCAGAAGCAGAGCGCCTGCTGAAGACCAAAACCACATGGGTACGGCAGTATGTGGAGGAGGCTCGTGAACGGCTGAATGCTGGCGATGCGTTGTATTTTCAGCGCCTTTTGCCGAGCGCACAGCACTGGCGGCTTTTTCGGGCATTTCGGGATGATGCGGCGTATGTGGATATTGAAACCACTGGCCTTGGCATCGGAGAAGACCACATTACGTCTATTGCCCTGTATGGGCATGGAGAGGTAAAAACCTACGTATATGGTCAGAATCTGGAAGATTTTCAGGATGATATTCGGGACTTTTCTTTGCTTGTGACGTACAACGGCAAAACGTTCGATGCCCCGTTTATTGAGCGGTACTTTCAGATCAAGCTGAATATGGCGCATCTGGATTTGCGTTATATTCTCAAAGCGCTTGGTTTTACCGGTGGACTCAAGCAGTGCGAAAAGCAGATAGGAATGGACCGCGAGGAACTTGATGGTGTGAATGGCTATTTTGCCATTGTTCTGTGGAACGAATACCAGAGGACTCGCGACCCGGAAGTGCTGGAAACGCTTTTGGCCTATAATGCGGCTGATGTCGTGAGCCTTGAGCAGCTTTTGGTACATGCCTGGAACTGCCTGTCTGCCAAAACGCCATTCGGATGCGATTTGCAGCTCCCCAAGGCGACAGAGCCTGTGGTGCCACACACTGCGTCCCGTGCAGTTGTTGAGCGTTTGCAGTCGCGTATGGGGCAGATGTTTTAG